From a region of the Constantimarinum furrinae genome:
- a CDS encoding TonB-dependent receptor domain-containing protein: protein MKQLFLVIALFACVFTHANIDPTLDKPGKITGVVFDKNLQQPIPYVTVAVKTLSGEIITGGVTDDDGKFIIEEIPEGKSNVSIQYIGYKTYSTEIEISRGNRNIDLGNIELEEDIAALGEVTVVAERSTIQQKLDRKVINVGKDLTTAGPTASDIMNNLPSVSVDQQTGDISLRGNQNVRVMVDGKLSNVPIAQLLKQIPSTSIKQIELITNPSAKYNPEGMSGIINIILHKNVNIGFNGNASVGLTYEEQAKFNSAIDMNYRNGKINLFGNWGHNSSKNENFGHIYRPDDNSEQRFEFLDDSRSNLFKVGLDFYLNDNHTISVFTNQNIFDGSTTGSTNILYFDDPARNQMQRFLSVNDNQSGQYNFNYKLDFAKEGHNIELEADYNDFESGEDANFAFSGANPFNNYQDFVDTQRERITVNLDYVNPLTEKSKLELGLEARLFETNLAYMSTGQSFNSEGEIIPTPDTDFDYERDIYSAYVTYGRNYEKWSFQVGARAETVDVAADTNQVRSFTNDYFQLYPSAYVTYTPTEANQFQVSYSRRVDRPGLGQVNPIREWSTPLISSFGNTQLQPQFTNSIEANYTRNMEKGSITGGVFFRAIEDEINRAVFVDRTDLNKVILTFDNFDNTSAYGIELSTNYRPTSWWNFNASFDLYSQTQKGITERLEDPGNNPTVQNIITETVEVENTAWNFRMFNNFKVTQELTFSAFGFYRGANRNLQFEIEPMYFINLGARYSLWDGRGTFSVNYNDILDSMKFAFDGQRPYAQTGEFNWESNTVYVGLSYRFGGGKYRAKSRKRRDDREKDDSGGIF, encoded by the coding sequence ATGAAACAGTTATTTTTAGTGATCGCACTATTCGCGTGTGTTTTCACCCACGCTAACATTGACCCTACTTTAGACAAGCCAGGAAAAATTACAGGAGTTGTCTTCGATAAAAATCTACAGCAACCCATCCCCTATGTAACAGTAGCTGTTAAAACACTTTCAGGAGAGATCATTACAGGAGGTGTAACCGATGACGACGGAAAATTTATTATTGAGGAAATTCCCGAAGGAAAAAGCAATGTATCCATTCAGTATATAGGCTATAAAACCTATAGCACCGAGATCGAGATATCACGGGGCAATCGCAATATCGACTTGGGAAATATTGAATTGGAAGAGGATATTGCTGCGTTAGGAGAAGTTACCGTAGTTGCCGAACGCTCTACCATTCAGCAAAAACTCGACAGGAAAGTCATCAATGTTGGAAAAGACCTTACCACAGCAGGTCCAACAGCATCAGACATTATGAATAATCTTCCTTCAGTAAGTGTCGATCAACAAACCGGTGATATTTCCTTACGCGGAAATCAGAATGTACGCGTCATGGTGGATGGCAAACTTTCGAATGTCCCTATTGCACAACTTTTAAAGCAAATTCCATCCACTTCAATAAAACAAATAGAGCTTATTACTAATCCTTCTGCCAAATACAATCCTGAAGGAATGAGTGGAATCATCAATATTATTCTTCATAAAAATGTGAATATAGGGTTTAACGGTAACGCCAGCGTTGGACTTACCTATGAAGAGCAAGCCAAGTTCAATAGTGCAATTGATATGAATTACCGAAACGGAAAAATTAATTTATTCGGAAACTGGGGACATAATTCATCAAAGAATGAAAACTTTGGACATATATACCGTCCCGATGACAATTCAGAGCAACGTTTCGAATTTCTTGATGACAGTCGGTCGAATTTATTTAAAGTGGGACTGGACTTTTATCTCAATGATAACCACACTATTTCTGTATTCACCAATCAGAATATTTTCGACGGAAGCACCACAGGTTCTACCAATATTCTCTATTTCGACGACCCTGCCCGCAATCAGATGCAGCGGTTTTTAAGCGTGAACGACAATCAATCGGGTCAATACAATTTCAATTATAAGCTCGATTTCGCTAAAGAAGGTCATAATATTGAACTGGAAGCAGATTACAATGATTTTGAAAGTGGTGAGGATGCGAATTTCGCCTTTTCTGGAGCCAATCCGTTTAACAACTACCAAGATTTTGTAGACACCCAGCGAGAACGGATCACGGTAAACCTTGACTATGTGAATCCCTTGACCGAAAAATCTAAACTGGAATTGGGACTGGAAGCTAGATTATTTGAGACCAATCTGGCTTATATGAGTACCGGACAGTCGTTTAATTCGGAAGGCGAAATCATCCCCACACCCGATACCGACTTCGATTACGAAAGAGATATTTATTCGGCCTATGTTACTTATGGAAGAAATTACGAGAAATGGTCGTTTCAGGTAGGGGCACGCGCAGAAACCGTAGATGTGGCTGCCGATACCAATCAGGTACGGTCGTTTACTAATGATTACTTTCAGCTCTATCCATCAGCCTATGTGACATACACACCCACCGAAGCTAATCAGTTTCAGGTAAGTTACAGCAGAAGAGTTGACAGACCCGGCCTGGGACAGGTAAATCCAATTAGAGAATGGAGTACTCCGCTTATTTCTTCCTTCGGCAATACACAACTGCAACCTCAATTCACAAATTCAATTGAAGCCAATTACACCCGGAATATGGAAAAAGGGAGTATTACCGGTGGCGTTTTTTTCCGGGCGATAGAAGACGAGATCAACAGGGCAGTGTTTGTAGATCGCACCGATTTGAACAAGGTGATCCTCACATTCGACAATTTCGACAACACATCGGCCTACGGAATAGAGCTTTCAACAAATTACAGACCTACTTCTTGGTGGAACTTTAATGCGAGCTTCGATCTATATTCCCAAACACAAAAGGGAATTACCGAAAGACTGGAAGACCCGGGAAACAATCCAACGGTCCAAAATATCATTACTGAAACCGTAGAAGTTGAAAACACTGCCTGGAATTTCAGAATGTTCAACAATTTTAAGGTAACCCAAGAGCTTACTTTTTCCGCCTTCGGATTTTACAGAGGTGCAAATAGAAATCTTCAGTTTGAAATAGAGCCTATGTATTTCATCAATCTGGGAGCTCGGTACAGTCTTTGGGATGGTCGCGGGACCTTTAGTGTCAATTACAACGACATCCTGGATAGTATGAAATTTGCTTTCGACGGTCAGCGTCCTTATGCCCAGACAGGTGAGTTTAACTGGGAGAGTAATACGGTTTACGTCGGACTTTCATACCGCTTTGGTGGAGGAAAATACAGAGCAAAGTCACGGAAGCGTAGAGATGATCGTGAAAAAGATGACAGTGGTGGGATTTTTTAA
- a CDS encoding CoA-binding protein yields MKKTLVLGASTNPARYSNLAINRLVGYGHQVVAVGLKKGVVAGVDIDDEKVPFEEIDTVTLYLNPQRQKSYYDYILSLDPKRVIFNPGTENPEFYKLLRTNNIEVEVACTLVLLGTNQY; encoded by the coding sequence ATGAAAAAGACCCTTGTATTAGGAGCGAGTACCAATCCGGCGCGATATTCAAATCTTGCGATCAACCGCTTGGTAGGTTATGGTCACCAAGTCGTTGCCGTTGGATTAAAAAAAGGGGTAGTAGCCGGGGTGGATATCGATGATGAAAAAGTGCCTTTTGAGGAGATCGATACGGTGACCTTATATTTAAATCCGCAGCGACAAAAGTCTTATTACGATTATATCCTTTCTTTAGATCCCAAACGTGTGATCTTCAATCCGGGAACCGAAAACCCCGAGTTCTATAAACTTCTTCGGACCAACAACATAGAAGTTGAGGTTGCCTGTACTTTAGTCCTTTTGGGTACGAATCAGTACTAA
- a CDS encoding sodium:solute symporter — translation MEPIHIIFLIVAYFGVLLLVSFFTNKGGSNDDFFKAGKQSPWYLVAFGMIGASLSGVTFVSAPGWVEASSFSYFQVVLGYTVGYAVIGLVLLPLYYRLNLTSIYTYLEGRFGDRSYKTGASFFLLSRVVGASFRLYLVAIVLQKLVFDKIAFFGSQGVPFWITVTITILLIWLYTFKSGIKTIVWTDTLQTLFMLLAVGVTIYYVAENLGLSADNLFGFIAESDMSQIFFFDDWKAGNHFIKQFISGAFIAIVMTGLDQDMMQKNLTCRNLKDAQKNMFWFTIVLTIVNFVFLALGLLLTVYARQNGIEARADELFPAVAVESGLGIGVAMFFLLGLIAAAYSSADSALTALTTSFSIDILDIEKKYDERKQVRIRKRVHIATSLVLILVIIIFKYLIADASVIAKLFVFAGYTYGPLLGLYAYGLFTKGSVKDKWVPWVAIATPFLGYAISYFCSMWFNFEFGFFILILNGALTYLGLVLIRTQKD, via the coding sequence ATGGAGCCAATTCATATTATTTTTCTGATCGTCGCATACTTCGGTGTGCTGTTATTGGTGTCTTTTTTTACGAACAAAGGAGGAAGTAATGACGATTTTTTTAAAGCCGGAAAGCAATCCCCCTGGTATCTAGTTGCTTTCGGAATGATAGGTGCTTCATTAAGCGGGGTTACATTTGTATCGGCTCCCGGTTGGGTTGAAGCCTCCAGCTTTAGTTATTTTCAGGTAGTATTGGGGTATACCGTAGGGTATGCCGTGATAGGTCTTGTGCTGCTACCACTCTACTATCGCTTAAATCTCACCTCAATTTATACCTATCTGGAAGGTCGCTTCGGCGATCGTTCCTATAAGACAGGTGCTTCATTTTTTCTGCTTTCTCGTGTGGTAGGAGCGAGTTTTAGACTTTATCTGGTTGCGATCGTTCTTCAAAAACTTGTTTTTGATAAAATAGCCTTCTTCGGTTCTCAGGGAGTTCCTTTCTGGATAACCGTTACTATCACCATCTTACTCATCTGGTTATATACGTTTAAAAGTGGAATTAAGACCATAGTCTGGACAGATACGCTTCAAACTTTGTTTATGCTCCTCGCCGTAGGGGTGACCATTTATTACGTGGCCGAAAATTTGGGTCTTTCCGCAGATAACCTGTTCGGTTTTATTGCTGAAAGTGATATGTCGCAGATCTTCTTTTTTGATGACTGGAAGGCGGGAAATCACTTCATAAAACAATTTATTAGCGGTGCGTTCATCGCCATTGTCATGACAGGATTAGATCAGGATATGATGCAAAAGAATCTTACCTGCAGAAACCTGAAGGACGCTCAAAAAAATATGTTCTGGTTTACGATCGTCCTTACCATAGTCAATTTTGTGTTTCTGGCACTGGGATTATTACTTACCGTATATGCCAGACAAAATGGTATTGAAGCCAGAGCCGACGAACTTTTTCCCGCTGTTGCTGTGGAAAGCGGCCTGGGAATTGGAGTAGCCATGTTCTTTCTCCTTGGCCTTATCGCTGCTGCCTATTCCAGCGCAGATAGTGCACTCACAGCATTAACTACTTCTTTTAGTATCGATATTCTGGATATAGAGAAAAAATATGATGAGAGAAAACAGGTTAGAATTCGCAAACGTGTGCATATCGCCACGTCTCTGGTTTTGATTCTGGTCATCATCATCTTTAAATACCTCATTGCCGATGCCTCGGTGATTGCAAAATTATTTGTGTTCGCAGGTTATACCTATGGTCCCTTGTTGGGACTGTATGCCTATGGATTATTTACAAAAGGAAGTGTAAAGGACAAATGGGTACCTTGGGTAGCGATTGCCACTCCATTTTTAGGCTATGCGATCAGTTACTTCTGTTCTATGTGGTTTAATTTCGAATTTGGGTTCTTTATTTTAATTCTGAATGGTGCCCTTACCTATCTCGGTTTAGTACTGATTCGTACCCAAAAGGACTAA